The DNA window AGCCATGCTGGAGCTGTCGGAGGTTAAAAAGGACCTGCAGGCCAAAGAAGATCTGATCAACGTGCTGCAGAGTGAATCTCAGAAACTACAGTATGTGCATTTACCCGGTGACAGAATTAAACTGGAGAATGCTGCACAACCTGCTGTGCATACGAATCTAGACACTTAGACAGTATCACCGGATCTTTCACTGCAGGTCTCAAGGTGAGCAGCATGCTCATGAGGTGTCCAGGTTCCAAGAAGAGCTTGCTGAGGCCCATTCACAGCTCCACATTCTCCAGAAACAGCTGGATGAGGAAATTGCCAAGCGGCCTCTGACAAACCAAGAGGTCAGCATTGTTGTGGTTGTCCTGGTTTGTCTATCTGATGATCATCTTCATTAAAATCCTGAATTAAtagaagaaaacacagacatgACAGTGGAGTCTTCATTATGGCTTTGACTCTGAAGCAGTTCTCTATTGATCAATGTGATGTAAAATTGTGATCTTTATTCAGATTGAGGACCTGAAGtgggagctggagcagaggcAAAGGGAAATTGATGCTcagaagcagcaacaggagaTGGTGGAACAGTGCCATGTCAAGGAGCTGGACAACCTGCAGAGAGCCCTTCAGGTTAGTGTTTAACAGCCCAGGTCCGTGTTAGCGGCTCTATAAAGAAAAACTTTAAAATACATCCGCCTTTCCTCGTTTCCATACATAACTGGCGTCATGCTGCTCTCTGTCTCAGAACATTaaagtggagctggagtcagtgCAGGAAGAGCTAACCAACACTAGGAAGGACAAGTTCATGTTACAGGTCAAAGTGAGCGAGCTGAGGAACAGCATGAAGACAGTCCTgctgcagaaccagcagctcAAACTGGACCTCAAACAGAACCGCCTAAGGAAGGTAAGACactttatgatttttttttttttttaaatccaataaTTGATGTAGTTTATAGATGTTGACGACcaattcttttgttttattgtttttgagcAGCAGCGTATGGAGCTGAAGGGTGAGGGGAACCCTTCCAACCCAGTCACACCAGTTAAGATCCCAGACTGCCCAGTACCAGCCTCCCTGTTGGATGAGTTGCTAAAACCATCAACTTCTGTGAACAAGGAGCCCCTCAACAACCTTCACAACTGTCTACGTCAGCTTAAGTAAGCCCTTCGGTCTACACCATGAGTTTAGGGCACGTATTTAACGACTGTTGTATCTGATGTTGTCTTCTCTCTCAGGGAGGAGATGGACAGCCTCCAGAGGCAGATGGAAGAACACACAGTAACAGTCCATGAGTCAATGAGCTCATGGCAAAACACAGAAGAGGATCCGGCTCCACACGGGCTTCCAGACAACACCTCCACTTCATCAGCGCCACTCAATAACAGGGTTCTGGAAAATAACAATgaagcagaacagcagcaattATAACTGAACTTTCTCAGGCTGATGGAGAGAGAGTGGAGTTCTATCCGCAAAGGCACTTTTAGACCCCTAATTACTTTCACTTGACAATTGCTGCCAATATTTGGCATTCAACCATCGGCACAGATGTGCTTTCACAGAGTAATACTTTGTATACACCATAGCTTTATTTACTCTTTATTTGACGGTTGTTTGTATTTGTGCTGCATAATTTTGGCATTATTTATTTAGAGTTTAGAAATTAGAAATTTGTCATACAGCCACTCCAAGAAGATCAAGCATTTTCATTTTACCGATATCAAATTTGATCTGTAGGTCGCGCATTTTAACATTAGTCAGCTGTTTTACCCTCATTAAAGGTGTTGAGTCACCATCTTCCACATAACTGAAATCAGCAGCTTTATTGCTGCCTCGTGATGGCTGACATTTCCCAAagttaaaatgtttttgacgaaaaacaaaaaatcaacTGTGCACGTACGACACCAAActgttcttttatttccttGTGCCTGTGTATGAGTGAAGCTGTTCATCTCTCATCTAACTAACAGGTTTAGTTCACGTCTGTAAGGTTCTCATGCAGCGCTTGATGAAACGCGACTCCCTGACATGAAGTTAAGTCATGCACAATTGCGGTCAGTTTTTTTTGCACCACCTCGTGTTATTATACAGTGTTCTTTAACATTTGTTGTGACCATATCAGTCAGGGTTGTTAACtctaagaagaagaaaaaatctcAGTTATGTGTTGTCTAGCATGGACTGCAGTAAATTGTATGCAAAAAGCCTTAAGCGACTTTTAATATGCTCTATAGGACTAATTTTGTTGGAATGAGCGTGTTTCTGCTTAGGGTGTGTGCAAGATGTAAGTTGTTATATTGTATATGTGTGGTTTATTGTGATATAAGTGGGTCAGATCATCTGAGATTGTAAACTAGGTAATCAAACATTACTGAGAGTACGATTAAGCAAAAAATGTTCTAACAGCAAGTGCAATGGGTAATCATTTTGTTACATGTGTTACATGCTGTACTGACAAGAAAAGACTCACCATGATGGAGAAATTATTCTTGTTTTATTGTCACATGGGTGAGAACATAAGTTAATTGTTCCCAGAAGATAATAtatgaaaatgttctttttgtaTGATTAATACCTTATCACCAAACATGATCTATAATTTCTACACTTCTTTTTAACATCACTGTTGTGGATTTCCAAAGGGATTATTTGAGGGGGCATGATTATTACGGTTGCATTTTTCTGGTAAAGAATTTGATTTTGAAGTGAATTTGGCTACAACATAAGATATATCCACTGAGGGATCTAAGCTAAATATATAACCCCTGCTCTGTCCATTTTATTCTTCTGATGAGATGGTAATTGGttcatttttttgttgaaaCATTTGTTGGGAGATGTGATTGTATTTATCATAAAATTGCACTATTGACATGGTAACGGagtttgtacttttttttggaCCACAGCAAACATCTTTGAGCCATGTCTATATTTATTTGAGCCAATTCAAATCATTTTTGTTCAGGCACTCTGTCGGACGAAATCGGGTCCTTGCGCTCTACGTTTTAAAACCATCGCGGTGGGAAGACAACTAGCAACAACCgggacggaggaggaggtgggcatGGATTTATTAAAATTCCAACTTGTCTTACATTGCGAGTTTCGGCTTACATAATTGTTTTTGTTACGCGTCCCTAATGGATGAAAACAGCCAATCGCTTTACATATATAACGGAAGCTACTATACTGACCAGTGGCATGAGTGGTTAGCTTTCCCCCATGCTAAGGATTAGCATGTTTGTTAAAGATAGATTCCAAGAGGTGTTGTCACTTGCAGCGGACTGAAATTCTAGTTCTACACCTTAAACAAATAGTTGTTTGTGTCTGTAAGTTAACTGTTATCTTTATTGTCATGCgaatctttgtttttgtcagtaTTAATGCATGAAGTATATGGCCTAACTCAATTTGGCCTGCACACAATATACATGGATTTGAGAATGAAAAAGGTTGTTTGAACCAGCGTTTACAATTCACCGTTTTTAAAAGTATGGTAGTGTGTTGTTAAGTGGGTAAAACTGACTAAGATGTCTCAGGCTGTCGTCCTATTAGACTGGTCTTGTTTGCTAATTCTGTGTGTAATTTTTTCAAGAGTCATGATGACAAACGATGAGCCACGTTTCTGTAAATAATAAACATTgtttaaaatatgtaaaatctctagttttatttgtcatttactgcggttttttttttttaaccattccTTTGAACTCAGCCGGTTGACACCTTCAAGTGGTTTGAATTTAAGTTTTCCCACTCTCGTGAATGCAGCTTGCACCCTCCCATTAAACCGAGCATGCGCAAAACGGGTTGTAAACAATGAGACCCTTCCAGACCGTGTCcagctttgtctttttttaacactttaTCTGTTCAAAACTACCTACGATTTCACATAGGTCTGCGTATGTTACGTAAAAATGTCCTTAGGTAAGTATAGGTACACGTTAATTCGTAGATGTCATCACGTACACTTTGGTTTTTATCGGCATCAACATCACGAACGCGTATCACATTTGTTGTAGCTCGAAAAACAACCACGAATGACATACTTGGGCGTGACAACATGTCAATGAATCGACGAGTGTGGCCATAATTTATCCAGGTTTTCATCCATTTGTAGTTGCTAACATTATAGCGTAGATTGCGTGCCTTGGTCCATGACTTATATTTCCCCTTTTAAAACGATTTCCCGTCACGCTAGCTTTGTCATACTGCTGACTTCgttagttagctagctagcaaATGCTAGTCCCAAATAAGCATACTTGCATCGGGCACGTTTTGCACTCGTACATCACCCACGCTGCAGCTACTGCACGTAAGGAATGTGTACAATGTAcatgaaagtaaataaaatcaaataaagggCCTTTTGATCATGTACCCTATTTGCAACGAAAGCAGCTAGATAGTGTTTGATCTCTAACCCAACTGCACCCTAGATAATACTATAGTTGTGTTATCTATTATTGTATGCATGAAGAAGAGATATTATATGCCTCATTAAGACAGTTTTGAGTGCCGTAATGACTTTTCTATATGGTCTGATGCTTCCCTGCATGTCTGACTTGTGTATATCATAGGGAGCTGAAGCATGGAGGCGGTTCTTACCAGGCTGAGAAGCTTGACTGATGATGAACTGCGGGAGGAATTTGCCCGAGCAGATGTCAAGTGTGGCCCGATCACACCTACCACCCGAGCTACCTTTGAGAGGAAGTTGGCACGAGCTTTGGTGGGGACAGCGAACACTTCTGCTGAACCTGACAGCAGTGCTTCTGTGGGCATCTCAGACAGGGAAAACTCTACCGCTGATCACGCTGCATCCGTGGCTTCTGTGGCTCCCACTTTAGCAGCGGCAAGCAGAAAATTGACAGAGAGCAGTTGTGAAGAGTTGGACTTTGGCTACGGTGTTGGTCTCAACCCTCCAGATGAAGAAGAGGTTTTGGCAAAGAGTTCCAAGAGCTCTGCCGAAGTCAATAACtctcagaacagaacagaaacccCTTCAAAGCAGACACAAGTATCTCCAACCTTTTTTGGTGTGTGTCCACCATGGGACGATGTTTTGGCAAGATCTGGTACGTTTCATATGTTAATTCTTTCTCAGTTCTGAAAGTTGATATTTGGAATCGCGTAATGCTAGAGGGGGTGGAAACAAAGCAGTGAAACCCTCTTTAGAAAATGTGACCTACCCGTAATGTTGCAACATAAATACTCTAAATAAATACCTTCCCCAATCAAAGGACATTTATCGTAATTTGAGGCTGAATGTTTACAGCTGTGTCGCTACAGTGGAGTTCGTTGTCAGTGTAAAGTTGACTTACAGAACAATGTTGTGTTTTGCCTGTAGAGCGAGCGCATGTATTCACAGATAGGAAAGATGCCCTCCAGGCTGTGAAGACGATGAAGGGAGCCCGCTTCAAAGCTTTCCCCAATCGTGAGGATGCTGAAAAGTTTGCCAAGGGGATTTGTGACTATTTTCCATCTCCAAGCAAAACTATACCCTGCACCTCTCCAGCCAGAGCAGGCCCACTTGTCAGCAAAGGTGTGCACATATCCCGTCTGAGCCTTCGtagttttgttttcctttaatccCAAATGGTCAGTGTTTCTTTGAGTAACGCTTCAGTCTTTTACTTTGCTCTCCTCAACAGAGAACATGGAGGTTGATACCAACCAGGAGCGGGCAAACTGTTTCAAGAGCCCTCGCACCCAGGACCTGACTGCTAAACTGCGGAAGGCTGTGGAGAAGGGTGACAAGGAGGCCTTCAGCGAGCTGGTCTGGATCAATCCACGTTATCTCATTGGCTCAGGCGATAATCCCACTATAGTGCAGGTAAAAACAATTTAAGATGAATTGGACTGTGTTAGCTTAGCTTGCATGattatttaacaaaataaatccACCCTTTAGATTGTCTCCTGATCAGTATTGTTTACATCTATTAAGGAGGGATGTCGGTATAATGTTATGCACGTGGCGGCCAAAGAGAACCAGGCAGGCATcgcccagctgctgctggacacttTGGAAAACCCCGATTTTATGCACCTCATGTACCCGAATGACCAGGAAGACATGCTGCAGAAACGTATTCGCTACATTGTAGATCTTTACCTCAACACCCCAGATAAGGCTGTAAatgttcttctttttcttctttctttaacAGCCAATACAGATTCCATGTGATCACTTTTAACGCGAGTTGATgagctgtttgtgttttcagggatTTGAAACACCGCTTCACTTTGCCTGTAAGTTTGGATGCCCCGAGGTTGTCAACGTCCTGTGCTCACATCCCGATATTGACAAGAATTGTAAGAACAAGGAGCGCCAGAGACCTTGTGATGTAAGGATGCGTACTTTAGCCTTCATTTTGTTTGTCCTTTGTCCTTGTTGCCTTTGTGCTGCTTATGGTCAgatgtcctctcatctgtccatctctgGACACCTAAAACATGACATGGACTAAAAGGACAATTTGTCTCCGACCGATATTCAGTATTCAAAACAGAGGGGGTATTAGCATATTTCTCATGTACAGAACTTGATTTGTGGACTAAAATTTGCCTGACTGCTCCAAAATTTTCCCACATTTGAAAGAACTAGTCTCTAATATTAATCTAAACAGACATGACTTAGACAGGAAGTAGGGATGAACATACGTGTGCATGTATGTAGGAAGGGTTGCTGCAGGGAGTTACAGCCAGGCCTGCTCAGGTTGTGAGTCTGTGACCTTTGGCCTAGTTTATGACTCAATAATTTGCCAGCATTCAGGCATTGCAAATAAAAGTCTAAACATAGACTGGAGCAGATTCTTCCCCCTCTTAGTCCTGTAACAGATGTATGCTGTCAGCTGTGCCTTTACTCTGTCATGTCAGGTGTTTATTTTGTGCGTTTCCTATTTGCAGGTTATTTGTAACAGAAGAAATAAAACGGAAGAAGTGAAGCAGAAGATAATTGATTATTTGGAAGGTGAGCATTCGCATTTTGTTGCGgtttctgctcctttttcttcctctttggcGTTAATTTGACCAACGCGGTTGTCAAACTATCTTGAAAAATGATCTTTCAGACCGCTGCTACATCTCTTTGCTGCGAGCGACTGATAACTCCTCCCAGCCTGTCATCGGTGCTCTGTGGTCACCTGAGACGTTGGAAAGTCTTTCGATGACCCACCGGCACGGTAGGAGCCCCATCGATCCGGTCATGGCCATCTCGGCGTTTGCTGGCCCGCTGAGCCCCTCAAAAGTAGGTTCTGTTCACGATCACCTCCCTCTTTGATGTTAATCACCACGTTTCACTGGAAAAACAACCCTCTTCATCTCAGGCGGATGATTTTCGGCGTTCCTGGAAAACGCCGCCGAGAGAACAGGCACAGCATTTTCACAACATCCTCAAGTCAGATCCGGACCGTGGGGCAGAAAGAGTGGGCAGGTACACCCAAAATATCCTGGTTCATATGGGACAGCTGCATATCTCTCTGCTGGCTCTCTTAGATCTTGTCTGTATGATGAAGGAACGCCAGAATTCAAACCTCAATATTTGAAAATACACAACATGTGATGTAAACGATGTCCGCAGAGACCTGGCTCGTGGGATGGGCGCGCCGTGGGCGGAGTACTGGGACTTTCTGGAATGTTTTGTGGATTTGTCCTCTACCGAGGGCCTACGCAAGTTGGAGGAGTACCTCAGCAAGAGGGATTTCAGCCCCCAGTCTCATGAGGAGACTGGGGAGAATGAGACCAGCAACAGGTTCAGGACCCCGTCTCCAGGTACCCTCACTTAAATCCTTATTGTCGTCAATATAATATCATCGTGTCCTGTTGCGTTGATGATCCTTCTGGGTTGCAGGCAAGCATAAAAAGTTCTGCAACTCCATTTCCGTGGGGGCCTTCCTGGACGAGGGGGACGACATCAGCCTCGAGGAGATGAAGAACCGTCAGAATGCGGCGCTCACCAGCATCACTTCTTCTCCGGCGTGCAAGGACAGTCTGAAGGGTGCCGTGGGGGGCCGTGAGTTCCACATCCTGCCCATCGAGCTGCACCACCGGGGGGCCGACCTGATCGAGACGGCCGCCGAGCGGGACctcttgtgctgctgcagcaacagccacTTGTCACCGGGCATGGCCTGCAAAATCTGCACCTCCCCCAGAGACAGGACTCATAATGGAGAGAAGATGGGGCCTCGcagccccgcctcctccactATGCTGTCACCAGTCTCCAACCTCTTGGTGAAATTTGAACGCATGTCACTGGAAGAGAGTCTGGACAGCCCCAACAGCTGCGGGGAAAGaaggagcagcagtgggagcCGACACAGGGAATCCTGGGACtcctacagccccccccccctcggccaCAGATCTCAGTCCTGGGCTCAAACGCTTGTCTCTGGGCCAAAGTCCTCCAGAGGGCAAAGCAGCAGATGGGATGaaggagcggagcagcagcgaCAGCTCGGAGTACCAAGAAGCAGAGGAGAACCTAGAGGGGCTGGGCAGGACTAGGGGGGCGGTGTCAACCGTGCGCAGCGTCTGTGCGAGGTCAAAGTCATGGGACCACGGGGGAAGAGACCTTAGCAGCTCAGGGTCATCAGGGAGCTCCTATAAATCTTTAGATCATTCTAATGAGTTATTTTCCAGGACACCGCCACAAAATAGAAGAGGACTCTTCATTCTGGGGTAAGTCGCATTGATTTTCATTAATATCCGCGACGTTTCACACGACGCACAACTATAAGTTGGATTCTGGAGGATATGAACATCACTGAAACCTAAATGTTTGTGTAATCGTTTGCATTAAAGAGAGGTAATCGCAGACTAACTGGATTACAGGCGAATACTGCACCTCCTCGAGCAGTAAAATAGTTCAGCGATTCCAAATGAAAACATAAATGAAACGTCTTTAACTGCAGGAATTCACCAACCAAGCTGGACAGGGAGGTCTTGTTGGCCATTGAGGCTTCGGACGTTGACCCCCAGATGTATCCCAGCATTGAGAAGTGGAAGAGCACGATGAAGACTTACTCTTCATCGGACATGCAGAGGTGAGTCGGCTCTTGCTTCATCCAAACATTGTTAGCGCTCTGCTTCTTCCTGAAACTGCTGCTTTGTCTCATGCTTAGATGCTAGATATGCACATACCTGTTTGCTGGTAGACTAATGATGCTATTTGAGAGAGAAATGATGATTTAGGACTCTTAATTAGACACTAAGGTACCCAAATATGACAACAATTTCAGCAGAATGGCAGTTTTATTCCAGACATAATCACTCTTGTCCATGTGCGTTCCCCAGCTGGCCGAGCCCCGCGGTGGTTAAAACCCGACTCAGGATGCAGGCGCCTGGCTCCCCTGCCAGCAGCCTGATGTCCCCCACCAGTCGCTTCAGTCCCGCCCGGCAGGCTCCCTCGCCAGACTTCAGCCCCAGCCGCTACAGCCCTGCCAGTGCTAGCTACATTCAGCGCATCCGCCTCAAGCACTTGAATGATCCACTCATCTGagtggcaccccccccccccccgcccccacgtACGGCCATGACCTGATCCCACCCTTCCCACTACAAACTCAGAAACCACACACCTACCAGAAATATGCACAACCATCTGGAAGATTTGTATTAATTATGTAAGGTACTTCTCTTGACTCCCATTATGTTGGTTTGTGAAGTCCACGcgaggaattaaaaaaaacaaaaaaaaacaagaagaaactgTGGTATCGTGTGTAGTGTACGGGTGTGGATCATGTTGTGTTATTTATAACAAGTGTGAAGCACctgctcatctttttttaatattgtgGATCCCCAAAGTTAACCCATCGGTAAGTGTGGAACGAAATCCTCGGCTGGATTCTGTCACTCAAGACGTTCttgtataaaaagaaaaacaaaaaattcaAATATGgatattttaaaagttatttttttgTATGTTGGTCAGTAGCACAAAATTtcaatgtttttattaatgGTGTTAAGACTCGACTgccattttcctgttttcctcagtTCAGGAATTGCCTTAATTTTCTGAAGTGACAGTCCAGTTCTTTTCTCTAGCTCACGACGTCACGCTGTCCGCAAACGGCGCCCTCACAGGC is part of the Takifugu rubripes chromosome 21, fTakRub1.2, whole genome shotgun sequence genome and encodes:
- the ankle2 gene encoding ankyrin repeat and LEM domain-containing protein 2 isoform X2, whose product is MEAVLTRLRSLTDDELREEFARADVKCGPITPTTRATFERKLARALVGTANTSAEPDSSASVGISDRENSTADHAASVASVAPTLAAASRKLTESSCEELDFGYGVGLNPPDEEEVLAKSSKSSAEVNNSQNRTETPSKQTQVSPTFFGVCPPWDDVLARSERAHVFTDRKDALQAVKTMKGARFKAFPNREDAEKFAKGICDYFPSPSKTIPCTSPARAGPLVSKENMEVDTNQERANCFKSPRTQDLTAKLRKAVEKGDKEAFSELVWINPRYLIGSGDNPTIVQEGCRYNVMHVAAKENQAGIAQLLLDTLENPDFMHLMYPNDQEDMLQKRIRYIVDLYLNTPDKAGFETPLHFACKFGCPEVVNVLCSHPDIDKNCKNKERQRPCDVICNRRNKTEEVKQKIIDYLEDRCYISLLRATDNSSQPVIGALWSPETLESLSMTHRHGRSPIDPVMAISAFAGPLSPSKADDFRRSWKTPPREQAQHFHNILKSDPDRGAERVGRDLARGMGAPWAEYWDFLECFVDLSSTEGLRKLEEYLSKRDFSPQSHEETGENETSNRFRTPSPGKHKKFCNSISVGAFLDEGDDISLEEMKNRQNAALTSITSSPACKDSLKGAVGGREFHILPIELHHRGADLIETAAERDLLCCCSNSHLSPGMACKICTSPRDRTHNGEKMGPRSPASSTMLSPVSNLLVKFERMSLEESLDSPNSCGERRSSSGSRQATDLSPGLKRLSLGQSPPEGKAADGMKERSSSDSSEYQEAEENLEGLGRTRGAVSTVRSVCARSKSWDHGGRDLSSSGSSGSSYKSLDHSNELFSRTPPQNRRGLFILGNSPTKLDREVLLAIEASDVDPQMYPSIEKWKSTMKTYSSSDMQSWPSPAVVKTRLRMQAPGSPASSLMSPTSRFSPARQAPSPDFSPSRYSPASASYIQRIRLKHLNDPLI
- the ankle2 gene encoding ankyrin repeat and LEM domain-containing protein 2 isoform X1; amino-acid sequence: MEAVLTRLRSLTDDELREEFARADVKCGPITPTTRATFERKLARALVGTANTSAEPDSSASVGISDRENSTADHAASVASVAPTLAAASRKLTESSCEELDFGYGVGLNPPDEEEVLAKSSKSSAEVNNSQNRTETPSKQTQVSPTFFGVCPPWDDVLARSERAHVFTDRKDALQAVKTMKGARFKAFPNREDAEKFAKGICDYFPSPSKTIPCTSPARAGPLVSKENMEVDTNQERANCFKSPRTQDLTAKLRKAVEKGDKEAFSELVWINPRYLIGSGDNPTIVQEGCRYNVMHVAAKENQAGIAQLLLDTLENPDFMHLMYPNDQEDMLQKRIRYIVDLYLNTPDKAGFETPLHFACKFGCPEVVNVLCSHPDIDKNCKNKERQRPCDVICNRRNKTEEVKQKIIDYLEDRCYISLLRATDNSSQPVIGALWSPETLESLSMTHRHGRSPIDPVMAISAFAGPLSPSKADDFRRSWKTPPREQAQHFHNILKSDPDRGAERVGRDLARGMGAPWAEYWDFLECFVDLSSTEGLRKLEEYLSKRDFSPQSHEETGENETSNRFRTPSPGKHKKFCNSISVGAFLDEGDDISLEEMKNRQNAALTSITSSPACKDSLKGAVGGREFHILPIELHHRGADLIETAAERDLLCCCSNSHLSPGMACKICTSPRDRTHNGEKMGPRSPASSTMLSPVSNLLVKFERMSLEESLDSPNSCGERRSSSGSRHRESWDSYSPPPLGHRSQSWAQTLVSGPKSSRGQSSRWDEGAEQQRQLGVPRSRGEPRGAGQD